The following are encoded together in the Acinetobacter radioresistens DSM 6976 = NBRC 102413 = CIP 103788 genome:
- a CDS encoding Re/Si-specific NAD(P)(+) transhydrogenase subunit alpha translates to MQIGIPTETVIGENRVAATPETVKKLINAGHSVVIERGAGVKAAYIDSAYEQVGATITDDAYQNSQIILKVRAPKGEEIQKLSPHTTVVAMFDPYRNTELDQFASQQVSAFALELLPRTLSRAQNMDVLSSQANLAGYKSVLLAANEYQRMFPMLMTAAGTVKPARVVVMGVGVAGLQAIATAKRLGAVVEATDLRPTAKDQVESLGGKWLDVPMSAEEQQRAAEAAKNGYGWMPGEQYIKDQAAIVDKAVSNADIVITTALLPGRDAPRLIKAETVAKMKPGSVILDMAVESGGNVEGSKCGETVTTSNGVKILGVPNIPATVATEASALYARNVFNFVETLFDQEKNFTVNLEDEIQKALLVTHNGQVLLKRG, encoded by the coding sequence ATGCAGATCGGAATCCCAACCGAAACTGTTATCGGTGAAAATCGTGTGGCTGCTACGCCAGAGACAGTAAAAAAGTTGATCAATGCTGGTCATAGTGTCGTTATTGAACGTGGAGCAGGGGTTAAAGCTGCTTATATAGATAGCGCTTATGAACAGGTTGGTGCAACCATAACCGATGATGCCTATCAGAATAGCCAGATTATTTTAAAAGTTCGGGCACCTAAAGGGGAGGAGATTCAGAAACTTTCTCCTCATACAACGGTTGTGGCAATGTTTGATCCATATCGTAATACTGAGCTTGATCAGTTTGCATCACAACAGGTTTCTGCATTTGCCCTTGAGTTGTTGCCCCGTACTTTGTCTCGTGCACAAAATATGGATGTACTGTCTTCACAGGCCAACTTGGCCGGTTACAAATCGGTATTGCTGGCGGCCAATGAATATCAACGTATGTTCCCAATGCTGATGACCGCGGCTGGTACTGTAAAGCCCGCCCGTGTAGTAGTCATGGGAGTGGGTGTTGCAGGCCTGCAGGCAATTGCAACAGCGAAGCGCCTGGGTGCAGTAGTTGAAGCAACTGACCTGCGTCCAACTGCAAAAGATCAGGTTGAGTCTTTGGGTGGCAAATGGCTGGATGTACCCATGTCTGCAGAAGAGCAGCAACGTGCTGCGGAAGCTGCAAAAAATGGTTACGGCTGGATGCCTGGTGAACAATATATTAAAGATCAGGCCGCTATTGTTGATAAAGCTGTTTCCAATGCCGATATTGTAATTACTACGGCACTGCTACCTGGCCGCGATGCGCCGCGTCTTATTAAAGCTGAAACTGTGGCCAAGATGAAACCGGGCTCAGTCATTCTGGATATGGCAGTTGAGTCAGGCGGTAATGTAGAAGGCTCTAAATGTGGTGAGACAGTCACGACCAGTAATGGTGTAAAAATTCTGGGTGTGCCGAATATTCCTGCCACTGTGGCGACAGAAGCTTCAGCATTGTATGCCCGTAATGTATTCAATTTTGTCGAAACCCTGTTTGATCAAGAAAAAAACTTTACGGTTAACCTGGAAGACGAAATTCAAAAAGCCCTGCTGGTCACTCACAATGGCCAAGTCCTGCTTAAACGTGGTTAA
- a CDS encoding proton-translocating transhydrogenase family protein — protein sequence MVETITIFVLAIFVGYYVVWGVTPALHTPLMAVTNALSSIIIVGAMIQTVGMPVFGVDANVAFQSINVVSVLGAIAVFLASINIFGGFAVTARMLEMFKPKQKKKEG from the coding sequence ATGGTTGAAACTATTACAATTTTTGTCCTAGCCATCTTTGTGGGTTATTACGTGGTATGGGGCGTTACTCCGGCATTACATACACCGTTGATGGCAGTAACCAATGCACTTTCCTCAATTATTATTGTGGGTGCCATGATTCAGACAGTAGGTATGCCTGTGTTTGGTGTAGATGCAAATGTAGCGTTCCAGAGCATCAATGTAGTGAGTGTACTTGGTGCAATCGCAGTCTTTCTGGCCAGTATTAATATTTTTGGCGGTTTCGCTGTAACGGCACGCATGCTTGAAATGTTTAAGCCAAAGCAAAAGAAAAAAGAGGGCTAA
- a CDS encoding NAD(P)(+) transhydrogenase (Re/Si-specific) subunit beta: protein MEFIRANADWFYLIGAILFILTLRGLSGPKTAIAGNRYGMIAMAIAVITTFFVADHPVIWMIVGAMVLGGLIGIARARTVPMTQMPETVALMHSLVGLAAVLIAIAAILHNNQLSALFLQNEAALTAAGVEHAHMNKVHLFELFVGCFVGAITFTASVFAYGKLAAKKWAKTISGGWVKPVQAIIFIAMLACGFYFFTTGNMQAFWAMTILALVFGWVWIAPVGGGDMPVVVSLLNSFSGWAAAGIGFTLENNMLIVAGSLVGSSGAILSYIMCKAMNRSIINVLFGGAMGGTAVAGSAAAGEQVQRNHRSGSADDAGFLMSNADSVVIVPGYGMAQGRAQNAVKELANLLKEQGVTVRFAIHPVAGRMPGHMNVLLAEADVPYEDILEMDEINSDFPATDVVLVIGANDVVNPAAKDDPNSPIYGMPILEAHKARTIMVIKRSMATGYAGLDNDLFYNEKTMMIFGDAKKVVEDMTKAINGTGH from the coding sequence ATGGAATTTATTCGAGCAAATGCGGATTGGTTCTACCTGATTGGTGCCATTCTTTTTATTCTGACCTTACGCGGTTTATCAGGCCCTAAAACAGCGATTGCTGGTAACCGTTATGGCATGATTGCTATGGCGATTGCGGTAATCACTACATTCTTTGTTGCAGATCATCCAGTCATCTGGATGATTGTAGGAGCAATGGTACTGGGCGGGTTAATTGGTATTGCCCGGGCACGTACTGTACCGATGACTCAGATGCCGGAAACTGTAGCTTTAATGCATTCTCTGGTGGGTCTGGCAGCAGTTCTGATTGCGATAGCAGCCATTCTGCATAATAACCAGCTCAGCGCATTGTTTTTACAAAATGAAGCGGCCCTGACTGCTGCTGGAGTTGAACATGCCCATATGAACAAGGTTCACCTGTTTGAACTGTTTGTGGGTTGTTTTGTAGGTGCAATTACCTTTACAGCCTCAGTATTTGCTTACGGTAAACTGGCTGCAAAGAAATGGGCTAAAACGATCTCTGGTGGCTGGGTAAAACCAGTACAGGCGATTATCTTTATTGCCATGTTAGCATGCGGTTTTTACTTCTTTACAACAGGAAACATGCAGGCATTCTGGGCAATGACTATCTTGGCACTGGTCTTTGGCTGGGTATGGATTGCACCGGTTGGCGGTGGTGATATGCCGGTAGTGGTTTCGTTACTTAACTCTTTTTCTGGCTGGGCGGCTGCGGGTATTGGTTTTACCCTGGAAAATAATATGCTGATAGTGGCAGGTTCACTGGTGGGTTCATCAGGTGCTATTTTATCTTATATCATGTGTAAAGCCATGAATCGCTCTATCATTAATGTACTGTTTGGTGGCGCAATGGGCGGTACTGCGGTCGCAGGAAGTGCAGCCGCAGGTGAGCAGGTGCAGCGTAACCACCGTTCAGGTTCAGCTGATGATGCTGGCTTCCTGATGTCAAATGCAGACAGTGTAGTAATTGTGCCAGGTTATGGAATGGCGCAAGGCCGTGCGCAAAATGCGGTCAAGGAATTAGCCAATCTGTTAAAAGAGCAGGGTGTTACTGTACGGTTTGCAATTCATCCGGTTGCAGGCCGCATGCCGGGGCATATGAACGTTTTACTTGCTGAAGCTGATGTACCTTATGAAGATATTCTGGAAATGGATGAGATTAACTCAGATTTCCCAGCAACTGACGTGGTACTGGTAATTGGTGCAAATGATGTGGTCAATCCGGCTGCTAAAGATGATCCAAACTCGCCAATCTATGGTATGCCAATTCTTGAAGCGCATAAGGCACGTACTATCATGGTAATCAAACGTTCAATGGCAACTGGTTATGCTGGACTCGATAATGACCTGTTCTACAACGAAAAAACTATGATGATTTTCGGTGATGCGAAGAAAGTGGTCGAGGATATGACCAAAGCAATTAATGGCACGGGTCACTAA
- the rsfS gene encoding ribosome silencing factor: protein MNLEPSPSVSNSYDLAMNSQSQSVQECLKVVHNALTDVKAKDIIELDVSSISNVADAIVIASGTSTRHVKALADNVADEARKAGFRPIGIEGERDAEWILIDLGYVVVHVMLPTARKFYDLESLWRNAPESVA, encoded by the coding sequence ATGAATTTAGAACCATCGCCCAGCGTGTCTAATTCTTACGATCTCGCCATGAATTCTCAAAGCCAGAGTGTGCAGGAATGCTTAAAAGTTGTGCACAATGCTTTAACCGATGTAAAAGCTAAAGATATTATTGAACTTGATGTCAGTTCAATCAGTAATGTTGCTGATGCAATTGTAATCGCAAGTGGTACATCAACACGTCATGTAAAAGCTTTGGCTGATAATGTTGCTGATGAAGCACGTAAAGCCGGTTTCCGTCCTATAGGTATTGAAGGTGAACGTGATGCAGAATGGATCCTGATTGATTTAGGATATGTAGTGGTACATGTGATGCTACCTACTGCACGTAAGTTCTACGATCTAGAAAGCTTATGGCGTAATGCACCCGAATCTGTAGCGTAA
- a CDS encoding hydroxypyruvate isomerase family protein yields the protein MSKLAVNLSMIFTEVPLIERFALAHAHGFQHVEIQFPYELEIEQIARQLHKYKLGLCLINVPAGDLMQGGNGLAGVPGQEIAFHRALEQAIDYAIALKVPSINILAGKQPEDADLLPCLNTLAHNLKLACHLATEQGIQPVFEMINATDMPRFLVQNIAQAQEMLEAVNHPALKMQYDCYHMAMMGEDVLASLQENIASIGHIQFADCPGRHEPDTAQISYSEIFTWLKQSKYSGFIAAEYKPRAHSNASFHWKNKYFPDQI from the coding sequence ATGAGCAAGCTTGCAGTCAATCTGTCTATGATCTTTACTGAAGTGCCACTCATTGAGCGTTTTGCACTTGCTCATGCGCATGGCTTCCAGCATGTCGAAATCCAGTTTCCTTATGAGCTCGAAATAGAACAGATTGCCAGACAGCTGCACAAATACAAATTGGGTCTATGTCTGATCAATGTACCGGCTGGCGACCTGATGCAAGGCGGTAATGGCCTAGCAGGAGTCCCGGGGCAGGAAATTGCCTTTCATCGTGCTCTTGAACAGGCCATTGATTATGCTATAGCACTTAAAGTACCCAGTATAAATATACTGGCCGGCAAACAGCCCGAAGATGCAGATTTACTGCCTTGTCTAAACACCTTGGCACACAACTTGAAACTGGCCTGTCACCTTGCGACAGAGCAGGGAATTCAGCCAGTTTTTGAGATGATCAATGCCACAGACATGCCACGCTTCTTGGTACAAAACATAGCACAGGCTCAGGAAATGCTTGAAGCAGTCAACCATCCAGCCTTAAAAATGCAATATGATTGCTACCATATGGCAATGATGGGTGAAGATGTGTTGGCATCCTTGCAAGAAAATATTGCTTCAATTGGACATATCCAGTTTGCTGACTGCCCGGGACGACATGAGCCTGATACGGCCCAGATTTCTTATTCAGAGATTTTCACTTGGTTAAAGCAAAGTAAATATTCAGGATTTATTGCCGCAGAGTATAAACCAAGAGCTCACTCAAACGCTTCTTTTCACTGGAAAAATAAATATTTTCCTGATCAGATTTAA
- a CDS encoding NAD(P)-dependent oxidoreductase produces MSFNRDTPIAFLGMGLMGSRMAARLIHAGFQVAVWNRTASACAPLLDTGAKALDLEQLGRYKIILTCLADDQAVQQVFNQIQPYLKPGQTIVDFSSLSVDKTLELAQAARRQHVNWIDSPVSGGTAGAEQGTLVIFAGGNAEKIQDLTLVYNVLSQRVTRMGETGTGQATKICNQLIVAANSTLIAEAVALAEQAGVDTRLLAPALAGGFADSKPFQILAPRMATHVFEPVQWKVQTLSKDLGNAVKLAEQFKLDIPVAKQALTQLTSHQQNGFAKKDLATVIQQVKS; encoded by the coding sequence ATGAGTTTTAACCGTGACACTCCAATAGCATTTTTAGGCATGGGACTGATGGGAAGCCGCATGGCTGCACGCCTGATTCATGCCGGCTTTCAGGTCGCAGTCTGGAACCGGACAGCTTCTGCTTGCGCCCCCCTGCTTGACACAGGTGCAAAAGCATTAGATCTGGAGCAACTGGGACGTTATAAAATTATTCTGACTTGTCTGGCAGATGATCAGGCTGTCCAGCAAGTTTTCAACCAGATCCAGCCCTATTTAAAACCCGGCCAGACCATTGTAGATTTTTCCAGTCTATCAGTAGATAAAACCCTGGAACTGGCACAGGCAGCCCGACGGCAACATGTCAACTGGATTGACTCTCCCGTATCAGGGGGTACAGCAGGAGCCGAACAGGGAACACTAGTGATTTTCGCTGGTGGAAATGCTGAAAAAATTCAGGACCTCACCTTAGTCTACAATGTTTTGTCACAACGTGTGACTCGTATGGGAGAAACAGGCACAGGTCAGGCGACCAAAATCTGCAACCAGCTCATTGTTGCGGCCAACAGTACATTAATTGCCGAAGCAGTTGCACTAGCAGAACAGGCTGGTGTTGATACCCGGCTATTAGCTCCTGCACTTGCAGGTGGTTTTGCCGACTCAAAACCGTTTCAGATTCTTGCTCCGCGTATGGCTACTCATGTATTTGAACCGGTACAATGGAAAGTGCAGACTTTATCAAAAGATCTAGGAAATGCAGTTAAGCTGGCAGAACAGTTCAAACTTGATATACCTGTAGCAAAGCAGGCCTTAACACAGTTAACTTCACACCAGCAAAATGGTTTTGCGAAAAAAGACCTGGCTACCGTGATTCAGCAGGTCAAATCTTAA
- a CDS encoding crotonase/enoyl-CoA hydratase family protein, whose amino-acid sequence MALLRIEKNNGIAIVYLNRPEKRNAMSFALLRELVSTAKTIEKDRSIRCVILTGEANVFSAGIDLGDLNNPKNRAYAVWELLKPGQSLFQKAFLVWQNLPVPVIAALEGFCFGAGMQLALAADIRIAHPETKMSIMESRWGLVPDMGLSRSLKGLVGIDLAKELTLTARIFKAQYAKEIGLVTHLDEQPLVRAQALAQEMLQRSPDALLAAKRVLEAMQHQPKQSLRLEKIWQFKLLLAKNTRLARQKDKRPEIEYLPRQYK is encoded by the coding sequence ATGGCACTACTGCGTATAGAAAAAAATAATGGGATAGCGATAGTCTATCTGAACCGGCCAGAGAAACGTAATGCAATGAGTTTTGCTTTGTTACGTGAACTGGTCAGTACAGCCAAAACTATAGAAAAAGATCGTTCCATCCGCTGTGTTATTCTAACAGGTGAGGCCAATGTATTTAGCGCGGGTATTGATCTGGGTGACCTCAATAATCCTAAAAACCGGGCCTATGCTGTTTGGGAGCTGCTCAAACCCGGTCAAAGCCTTTTCCAGAAAGCCTTTCTGGTCTGGCAAAACCTGCCAGTTCCGGTAATTGCAGCCCTCGAAGGTTTCTGTTTTGGTGCTGGAATGCAGCTTGCACTGGCTGCCGATATTCGCATTGCCCACCCTGAAACAAAGATGTCGATCATGGAAAGTCGCTGGGGCCTAGTTCCTGATATGGGTCTGTCACGTTCTTTAAAAGGTCTGGTGGGTATAGATCTGGCTAAGGAATTAACACTGACCGCACGGATTTTCAAAGCTCAATATGCCAAAGAAATTGGTTTAGTAACTCATTTGGATGAACAGCCTCTAGTACGGGCTCAAGCTTTGGCACAAGAAATGCTGCAACGCTCACCTGATGCTTTACTGGCTGCAAAACGGGTTCTGGAAGCAATGCAACATCAGCCAAAACAGTCATTACGGCTAGAAAAAATCTGGCAATTCAAGTTATTACTAGCAAAAAACACACGTCTTGCCCGTCAAAAAGATAAACGTCCTGAAATTGAATATCTGCCGCGTCAATACAAATAA